A genomic region of Spea bombifrons isolate aSpeBom1 chromosome 9, aSpeBom1.2.pri, whole genome shotgun sequence contains the following coding sequences:
- the EGLN3 gene encoding prolyl hydroxylase EGLN3: protein MPPGAPLYLPVMPLKHSSTVDLEKLALEHITPQLLSSGYCYLDNFLGEEVGSRVLEQVWRLHKDGALKDGQLAGDLHGVSKKHLRGDKIAWIAGTEEGCEAIGLVLSVIDRLVVLCGTRLGEYYVKERSKAMVACYPGNGAGYVRHVDNPTGDGRCITCIYYLNKNWDAKTHGGILRIFPEGGSRVADIEPLFDRLLFFWSDRRNPHEVQPSYATRYALTVWYFDAHERAEAKQKFKRLNESKHDTSTKSS, encoded by the exons ATGCCTCCCGGAGCACCCCTGTACCTACCAGTGATGCCACTCAAGCACAGCTCAACTGTGGACCTTGAAAAGCTGGCACTGGAGCACATAACACCCCAGCTGCTCTCATCTGGCTACTGTTATCTGGATAACTTTTTGGGGGAAGAGGTGGGGAGCAGGGTGCTGGAGCAGGTCTGGCGGTTGCACAAGGATGGGGCCCTGAAGGATGGCCAGCTGGCTGGAGATCTTCATGGTGTCTCCAAGAAGCATCTGCGAGGGGACAAAATCGCCTGGATCGCCGGCACGGAGGAAGGCTGCGAAGCCATTGGACTGGTTCTGTCTGTGATTGACCGGTTGGTGGTGCTATGTGGGACCCGACTGGGCGAGTACTACGTGAAGGAGAGGTCCAAG GCGATGGTAGCGTGTTACCCCGGCAATGGTGCTGGATACGTGCGGCATGTGGACAACCCCACCGGAGACGGCCGCTGCATAACCTGCATCTATTACTTGAACAAGAACTGGGATGCAAAG ACACATGGTGGCATCTTAAGAATCTTCCCCGAAGGTGGCTCTCGCGTGGCCGACATTGAGCCACTTTTTGACCGGCTGCTCTTTTTCTGGTCTGACAGACGCAACCCGCATGAGGTGCAGCCATCCTATGCCACCAG ATACGCTTTAACCGTCTGGTATTTTGATGCCCACGAACGAGCAGAAGCCAAGCAGAAATTCAAGAGGTTGAACG AGTCCAAGCATGACACCTCTACCAAAAGCAGCTGA